The Anopheles coluzzii chromosome 2, AcolN3, whole genome shotgun sequence genome window below encodes:
- the LOC120950483 gene encoding uncharacterized protein LOC120950483, giving the protein MTFQSTAKQTALLVQKPPQIYIRTMPEPSSNDQSNTNLYMRLQQSQVVRANIQNISQFLNTGLSPETLDICVKLLEAGVHPQSLSEAVIQIRNEMAALNNGQSGE; this is encoded by the exons ATGACATTCCaaagcacagcaaaacaaacagcccTACTTGTACAGAAACCTCCTCAAATAT ACATTCGCACAATGCCGGAACCGAGCAGTAACGACCAGAGCAACACAAACCTGTACATGCGTCTGCAACAGTCGCAGGTGGTACGGGCCAACATACAAAACATTTCCCAGTTTCTCAACACCGGCCTCAGTCCGGAAACGCTCGATATCTGCGTGAAGCTGCTCGAGGCAGGCGTTCATCCGCAGTCGCTTTCCGAAGCGGTCATTCAGATACGCAACGAAATGGCCGCCCTCAACAATGGACAGTCGGGCGAGTGA
- the LOC120961027 gene encoding condensin complex subunit 3, which translates to MAPRKRKVVVAPANSPEKVKYSTAVIQTVLSAQQSETTHAKLVKQLKQLYSTVQHDSFMKSFVQVIKRQMEHEETNPYANNVLKFCAKFVADPEYSEQAVTHPIMASIFDWLLSTISSAQLVRFRICQLVNLILNALGSDAALDDTVCDKILRYMLERIRDVSQHVRVQAVLALQRLQDPNSPEDPVVRAYVYHLDKDPSPKVRQTIISALGRNYRLIPYVLERLWDVDERVRRHTYMQMSSYPVRHYKVEQRLKFLEQGLTDHSDGVRKVMRNVMIPQWIESYQRDYVGFVEALKLDADDKEMERFRKTSKLVLMEIFKKNGVKHMAQLLNFGEESKTVPLSELTIERAICWQAMLEHLQQSDSDEQEDYMIELSKFCEYIKALVENPTALAFMKANANVTASAIGSNQVAAVAASSPSQPETMDKLQQLYLQYILQILLEIVLMYDFGDEFGRDSLKQVLSHMLCQETLFEMNVRLIMETFEKIITDVESRLTFFVELVSSVLEPSRQDVSISSRQLIDTYLEKHPELTTLKIQISALRVKILELKEQESALSAQRDYAGAQRMNDELNMCNEKYANLVKPLIHEMSLTCASGSSIGDDTTNTTLLFRDSMLKPRRVTQATVEKCLQICFFLVNSPSVRVLTPPVCDLYRTFISRHVQSGQLSTRNWALRTSTAFSMLYDGLSKETFQLLYQQFLNTASSRLWKTAIECVFELLDKYGFEYFDLESEDAINTSKDDSRTQKSSRQLFSRQNSSYHDDLMQSSSCNGNEFYKMSVHFMDTCNDSVICSAIIEGFCRLILRGKCTSADIMSKLLLRFFNPTTEPEMQQMLGIFFQRLIAKRRQELMQKALLSTLFMVLEAPNESPLAEVRPETVIKFVVDSTQPVFCSPGVNPHNTIAVTFLRVMRDNITLKDLLKLLSKELLGLDIKDDPVLRNDLASTADELLKEPLLDPKTVKNLNTFRELMLGKIRETLTFSSSRAPVAADGEEGEEEEAAEAEPEAEGNDDDGKEEGPGDGEETEQEENEDEERSEERPLINKSILQEDSDTDLLASPMKQPGGGSLASPARDRTPRAAPGTPDSGVKSLRRSLLTNSAHAAAATTTTATADSGNFKVPDASAMRKIQAASARVREALSQSRSATASKGTDSEEDFEIPATNDGARRQQSSSSSSSDSEFEIPETQSPGDGAAVDATPSPQPASARAAMRRKVSTTRSGARMASRKTSTPAATRSVSTSSSSSSSSDCEAVDVSPNVTVSRINRNARPINKVAAKTLLERKKLAEAPMTMPRATRTAARREMANSKVMTRKSLSELNASAPGTGRSSATPTTPTSERRTGSKSRNKTTNEVNSPANHNGTTAPRPSRRSNKAPDESETTVQSRTSLSPVRAVSTRRWVASTSASTGQQSDSPSGSKRTRGQRSVTTSTQRQSDSTTKTPTASRKVVSGGGTESSGGGTSTSSPIRTKRAAIVLTPLSAVIRRTRVSNGAANSGSPSVGTSPRRPNRKATRKEVG; encoded by the exons ATGGCTCCCCGAAAGCGAAAAGTGGTGGTGGCACCGGCCAACTCGCCGGAAAAAGTGAAATACTCGACCGCCGTCATACAGACGGTGCTGAGCGCGCAGCAGAGCGAAACGACGCACGCGAAGCTGGTGAAGCAGCTCAAGCAACTGTACTCGACGGTGCAGCACGATTCGTTCATGAAATCGTTCGTCCAGGTGATCAAGCGCCAGATGGAGCACGAGGAAACGAACCCGTACGCGAACAATGTGCTCAAGTTTTGTGCCAAGTTTGTGGCCGATCCCGAGTACAGCGAGCAGGCCGTGACGCACCCGATAATGGCTTCGATCTTCGACTGGCTGCTCAGCACGATAAGCAGTGCGCAGCTGGTCCGGTTCCGGATCTGTCAGCTGGTGAATCTGATCCTGAACGCGCTTGGATCGGACGCTGCGCTGGACGATACGGTTTGCGACAAGATTCTGCGCTACATGCTCGAACGGATACGGGACGTTTCGCAGCATGTGCGGGTACAGGCGGTGCTGGCACTGCAGCGCTTGCAGGACCCGAACTCGCCCGAGGATCCCGTGGTGCGTGCGTACGTGTACCATCTGGACAAGGATCCGTCGCCGAAGGTGCGCCAGACGATCATTTCGGCGCTCGGGCGCAACTATCGCCTGATCCCGTACGTGCTGGAGCGCCTGTGGGACGTGGACGAGCGGGTCCGGCGGCACACGTACATGCAGATGAGCAGCTACCCGGTGCGGCACTACAAGGTGGAGCAGCGACTGAAGTTCCTCGAGCAAGGGCTGACCGATCACTCGGACGGCGTACGTAAGGTGATGCGTAACGTCATGATTCCCCAGTGGATAGAATCGTACCAGCGGGATTACGTCGGGTTCGTGGAAGCGTTGAAGCTGGACGCGGACGACAAAGAGATGGAACGGTTCCGCAAAACCTCCAAACTCGTGCTGATGGAAATCTTCAA AAAAAACGGTGTAAAACACATGGCCCAACTGCTAAACTTTggcgaagaaagcaaaaccgtCCCGCTGAGCGAGCTGACGATCGAGCGGGCCATCTGTTGGCAGGCGATGCTGGAGCACCTGCAGCAGAGCGATTCGGACGAGCAGGAAGATTACATGATCGAGCTGAGCAAGTTTTGCGAGTACATTAAAGCGCTGGTCGAAAATCCGACCGCGCTCGCGTTCATGAAAGCGAACGCGAACGTCACCGCGTCGGCGATCGGCAGCAATcaggtggcggcggtggcggcctCCTCCCCCAGCCAGCCCGAAACGATGGACAAGCTGCAGCAGCTCTATCTGCAGTACATTCTGCAGATTCTGCTCGAGATCGTGCTGATGTACGACTTTGGCGACGAGTTTGGGCGCGACAGCCTGAAGCAGGTGCTGTCCCACATGCTCTGCCAGGAGACGCTGTTCGAGATGAACGTCCGGCTGATAATGGAAACGTTCGAGAAGATCATCACGGACGTGGAGTCGCGGTTGACGTTTTTCGTCGAGCTCGTCAGCTCGGTGCTGGAACCGTCCCGGCAGGATGTGTCGATCAGTTCGCGCCAGCTCATCGACACGTACCTGGAGAAGCACCCGGAGCTGACCACGCTGAAGATACAGATTTCCGCCCTGCGCGTCAAGATTCTCGAGCTGAAGGAGCAGGAAAGTGCGCTGTCGGCGCAGCGAGACTACGCCGGGGCGCAGCGCATGAACGACGAGCTGAACATGTGCAACGAGAAGTACGCCAATCTGGTGAAACCGCTCATCCACGAGATGTCGCTGACGTGCGCcagtggcagcagcatcggcgacgacaccaccaacacgacgCTCCTGTTCCGCGATTCGATGCTGAAACCGCGCCGCGTTACGCAGGCCACCGTGGAGAAGTGTCTGCAGATTTGCTTCTTTCTCGTAAACAGTCCCTCGGTGCGGGTGCTTACGCCGCCCGTTTGCGACCTGTACCGGACGTTCATCAGCCGGCACGTGCAGTCCGGGCAGCTGTCGACGCGCAACTGGGCCTTGCGCACGTCGACCGCGTTCAGCATGCTGTACGATGGGCTGAGCAAGGAAACGTTCCAGCTGCTGTACCAGCAGTTCCTCAACACCGCCTCGTCGCGGCTGTGGAAGACGGCGATCGAGTGCGTGTTCGAGCTGCTGGACAAGTACGGGTTCGAGTACTTCGATCTGGAGAGCGAGGACGCGATCAACACGAGCAAGGACGATTCGCGCACGCAGAAAAGCTCCCGCCAGCTGTTTAGCCGGCAGAACAGCAGCTACCACGACGATCTGATGCAGTCGTCGTCGTGCAATGGGAACGAGTTCTACAAGATGTCGGTGCACTTCATGGACACGTGCAACGATAGCGTGATCTGTTCGGCCATCATCGAGGGCTTCTGCCGGCTGATACTGCGGGGCAAGTGCACGTCGGCGGACATCATGTCGAAGCTGCTGTTGCGCTTCTTCAACCCGACGACCGAGCCGGAGATGCAACAGATGCTGGGCATCTTCTTCCAGCGGCTGATTGCCAAGCGGCGCCAGGAGCTGATGCAGAAGGCGCTGCTGAGCACACTGTTCATGGTGCTGGAAGCGCCGAACGAAAGCCCGCTCGCGGAGGTACGGCCCGAGACGGTGATCAAGTTCGTGGTCGACTCTACACAGCCCGTCTTTTGCAGCCCGGGCGTAAATCCGCACAACACGATCGCGGTCACGTTTTTGCGCGTGATGCGGGACAACATTACGCTGAAGGatctgctgaagctgctgagcAAGGAGCTGCTGGGGCTGGACATTAAGGACGATCCGGTGCTGCGGAACGATCTGGCCAGCACGGCGGACGAGTTACTGAAGGAACCGTTGCTTGATCCGAAGACGGTGAAGAACCTGAACACGTTCCGGGAGCTGATGCTGGGCAAGATACGGGAGACGCTCACCTTCTCGTCCTCCCGCGCACCTGTAGCAGCGGATGGGGAGGAGGgcgaagaggaagaagcggCTGAGGCGGAACCGGAGGCAGAAGGGAATGACGACGATGGGAAGGAGGAGGGACCGGGCGATGGGGAGGAAACCGAGCAGGAGGAGAACGAGGACGAAGAACGGTCGGAGGAACGGCCGCTGataaacaaatccattttGCAGGAAGATTCCGATACCGATCTGCTCGCCTCACCGATGAAGCAGCCGGGGGGCGGTTCGTTGGCATCCCCAGCAAGGGACAGGACACCCCGGGCAGCACCCGGGACGCCCGATTCGGGTGTGAAATCACTCCGACGGTCACTGTTGACGAATTCGgcccatgcagcagcagcaacaacaacaacagcaacagcggaCAGTGGCAATTTCAAGGTGCCGGATGCGTCCGCGATGCGCAAAATTCAAGCCGCCTCGGCGCGGGTACGGGAAGCGCTGAGCCAATCGCGCTCTGCCACCGCCTCGAAGGGAACGGACTCGGAGGAAGATTTTGAAATTCCCGCCACAAACGATGGCGCAAGGCGGCAGCAAAGCTCTTCGTCCAGTTCGTCCGACTCGGAGTTTGAAATTCCGGAAACGCAATCGCcgggtgatggtgctgctgtggATGCTACACCTTCTCCGCAGCCAGCGTCGGCACGTGCGGCGATGCGCCGGAAGGTATCCACAACACGGTCAGGCGCTCGAATGGCGAGCAGGAAGACATCAACACCGGCTGCGACGAGATCAGTGTCCACCTCCTcatcttcctcttcttcgtcGGACTGTGAGGCAGTGGACGTTTCACCGAATGTTACG GTCAGTCGTATTAATCGTAACGCGAGGCCAATAAACAAGGTGGCGGCCAAAACGCTACTCGAACGGAAGAAGCTCGCCGAAGCGCCCATGACGATGCCCCGTGCCACACGGACCGCGGCCCGCCGGGAAATGGCCAACAGTAAGGTGATGACGCGCAAATCCCTGTCCGAGCTGAACGCTTCTGCTCCCGGTACCGGTAGATCCTCGGccacaccaacaacaccaacgAGTGAACGGCGCACGGGTAGCAAAtcgagaaacaaaacaacgaacgAAGTGAATTCCCCTGCCAATCACAACGGAACCACGGCACCACGGCCATCGCGTCGCTCGAACAAAGCGCCCGATGAGTCGGAAACCACCGTACAGTCGCGTACATCACTATCTCCGGTACGAGCCGTGTCGACACGACGTTGGGTAGCATCGACGAGTGCCTCCACCGGTCAGCAGAGCGATTCTCCGTCGGGTAGCAAACGTACGCGTGGACAACGGTCGGTCACCACCAGCACCCAGCGGCAATCGGACAGCACCACAAAGACACCGACCGCCAGTCGGAAGGTTGTGTCCGGTGGTGGCACAGAGAGTAGCGGTGGCGGCACCTCCACCTCCAGCCCGATACGAACGAAGCGGGCCGCAATCGTGCTCACTCCCCTCAGCGCCGTCATCCGTCGCACGAGAGTGTCGAACGGTGCAGCAAACAGCGGCAGTCCATCGGTGGGCACCTCACCGCGACGACCGAACCGGAAAGCGACACGAAAGGAGGTCGGTTGA